The proteins below are encoded in one region of Ferroplasma acidiphilum:
- a CDS encoding CoA transferase, whose translation METVIDATRLIPGAITTRILSDRGYNVIKFEDTGKGDYMDELSPGANDFLNHGKKSICVDLKTSEGKKIFYRLIKNASVFIENFSEGVTERLGIDYLTLHRLNPQLVYCSIKGYRENPELPAHDINFTAFSGIGITLPVQIADAGSGIYAAMEIINHLKNRDYSKVTVNMSDIPLYFNAYNLFTENNVLNGKFPCYRIYQVSDGKVALGCLEQKFWANFTEAIQRKDLENSRLNLNINKEIENIFLQYNSMEILELGRKYNFPVSAVRAKEEIISGLNSEHAPGHGENTDEILKNNDYKNDEIDNLKNKKIVK comes from the coding sequence ATGGAAACAGTGATTGATGCCACAAGGTTAATCCCCGGTGCTATAACAACAAGAATTTTATCTGACAGGGGCTACAATGTCATAAAATTTGAGGATACCGGCAAAGGGGATTACATGGATGAACTCTCCCCCGGAGCCAATGATTTCCTTAACCATGGAAAGAAGAGCATATGTGTTGACCTGAAAACCAGCGAGGGCAAGAAGATATTCTACAGATTAATTAAAAATGCTTCAGTTTTTATTGAGAATTTCAGTGAAGGGGTGACTGAAAGGTTGGGTATAGATTATTTAACATTGCACAGGCTTAATCCACAGCTGGTATACTGCTCCATCAAGGGATACAGGGAAAATCCAGAGCTGCCTGCCCACGATATAAATTTTACGGCATTCTCTGGAATAGGTATCACACTACCTGTGCAGATCGCCGATGCCGGTTCCGGTATCTATGCTGCTATGGAGATAATTAATCATTTAAAGAACAGAGATTATTCAAAAGTTACTGTAAATATGTCAGATATTCCACTATATTTTAATGCATATAACCTGTTTACAGAAAACAACGTACTGAACGGAAAATTCCCCTGTTACAGAATTTATCAGGTTTCTGATGGCAAAGTTGCTCTGGGGTGCCTGGAACAGAAATTCTGGGCAAATTTTACAGAAGCAATACAGAGAAAGGATCTGGAAAATTCCCGGTTAAATCTGAATATTAATAAAGAAATTGAGAATATCTTTCTGCAATACAATTCCATGGAAATACTTGAACTTGGCAGAAAATATAATTTTCCGGTCTCGGCTGTCAGGGCAAAAGAAGAAATAATTTCAGGGCTGAATAGTGAGCATGCACCCGGGCATGGGGAAAATACAGATGAAATTTTAAAAAATAATGATTATAAAAACGATGAAATTGATAATTTGAAAAATAAAAAGATAGTAAAATAA
- a CDS encoding cytochrome b — protein MEKAETNNYNITDLVKEEKDLPEGSYKIGFKSVTSRGYRIDEWTGSWVATALIYQIVSGIVLFFYYSQVDPYHSTQYIISDVPFGHIILTSHLYMAYAMIGLVYFHMMRQWFVGSYRGKWRWLQWILGVVLFLLTIFTAILGYMLANTAIAMAAVHIGILFMQRSVLGRILPGALINWLEAILVGNYTTPALFSHLLALHVAVFSTLMLAIFAIHFMLFERSGLASEKPKKGEMIPWFPTNLLYAVFSGIVMVGVILIISAAFPQQLTLAYGSLAYGTFPVPDWYITPVYKLMDVAGYGLSTGGVPLIIGMLVFILLLPFIDRYHNKGVLERPWITAFGIFMLIGLAVMTVWGYSQPGLTQTRLMTMYLWWSITFISFITVYAMRFAKRDGELSENN, from the coding sequence ATGGAAAAAGCAGAAACTAATAATTATAATATAACCGATTTGGTGAAGGAAGAAAAGGATTTGCCTGAAGGTTCTTATAAAATAGGATTTAAATCAGTCACAAGCCGCGGCTATAGAATTGATGAGTGGACAGGGTCATGGGTTGCAACAGCACTGATATACCAGATTGTTTCTGGAATAGTATTATTTTTCTATTACAGTCAGGTTGACCCATATCATTCCACACAGTACATTATATCAGATGTCCCCTTTGGGCATATCATACTTACATCGCATCTTTACATGGCATACGCCATGATAGGTCTTGTATATTTCCATATGATGAGACAGTGGTTCGTAGGTTCTTATAGGGGAAAGTGGAGATGGCTCCAGTGGATACTTGGAGTTGTACTGTTTTTGCTTACAATATTCACAGCAATACTCGGATACATGCTTGCAAATACCGCAATAGCAATGGCTGCTGTTCATATAGGCATATTATTCATGCAGAGGAGCGTACTTGGAAGGATACTTCCAGGTGCATTAATTAACTGGCTGGAAGCTATACTGGTGGGAAATTATACAACTCCTGCGCTATTCTCTCACCTGCTTGCCCTGCATGTGGCGGTATTTTCAACATTAATGCTTGCAATATTTGCGATACATTTCATGCTGTTTGAAAGATCAGGACTGGCAAGCGAGAAACCCAAAAAGGGCGAAATGATACCATGGTTCCCCACTAACTTACTCTACGCTGTATTTTCAGGCATAGTTATGGTTGGTGTAATACTCATAATATCAGCAGCATTTCCGCAGCAGTTGACACTGGCTTATGGGTCTCTTGCTTACGGAACTTTTCCGGTGCCTGACTGGTACATTACTCCCGTTTATAAGTTGATGGATGTAGCAGGTTATGGATTAAGTACTGGAGGTGTGCCATTAATCATAGGTATGCTGGTATTCATACTGTTACTGCCCTTCATTGACAGGTATCATAATAAAGGTGTCCTGGAAAGGCCATGGATTACTGCTTTTGGCATATTCATGCTTATAGGGCTTGCGGTCATGACTGTCTGGGGATATTCACAACCAGGATTAACACAGACAAGGCTGATGACCATGTATCTATGGTGGAGTATAACCTTCATATCGTTCATAACAGTATACGCTATGAGATTTGCAAAAAGGGATGGTGAGTTAAGTGAAAACAACTAA
- a CDS encoding Rieske (2Fe-2S) protein, with the protein MANDKNYIPEPEKRAFLKGAGLSIAALLIGGISVERYVVPKDRGVPVMDNFPLAVLEDPSGSRITIKDVIEYAAASKSSTSTPMLVFDYPLQDEPNFLLVLKDVQVTTPDKSIVPTSGYSPISPSNKAPMDGIIYISYGGHNYSIMALSGICQHLGCVPPFLDYHPGQSIPFESKLIGYKSDAPGTPAQWPDYGLIYCKCHGSQYNPLWGGRNLYNNGPASSPANHSLPQIMLATDSYDSSGSGKIYAYGINSSNAVIRTHLQFPGGETYGSQVKSEDLTGGTAIRTASDSVASKTVSTLYTGNTTSSTPPKLSVSALGLNSNSSGVILYRTTVVSNEASNTQNWKGSFSGSTSTNTL; encoded by the coding sequence ATGGCGAACGATAAAAATTATATTCCAGAGCCAGAGAAGAGGGCGTTCCTGAAAGGAGCCGGGCTCTCTATTGCTGCTCTTTTAATCGGTGGAATATCTGTTGAAAGGTATGTTGTGCCTAAGGACCGGGGTGTGCCGGTAATGGATAATTTTCCACTGGCTGTTCTCGAGGACCCGAGTGGAAGCAGAATAACTATTAAAGATGTTATTGAATATGCTGCTGCTAGCAAATCAAGCACATCTACTCCGATGCTGGTATTCGATTACCCGCTTCAGGATGAACCAAATTTCCTCCTGGTTCTTAAAGATGTACAAGTAACAACACCGGACAAGAGCATTGTTCCAACTTCAGGGTATTCTCCTATATCACCATCAAACAAAGCGCCTATGGATGGAATAATATACATAAGTTATGGTGGTCACAATTATTCAATTATGGCATTGAGTGGCATATGCCAGCACCTTGGTTGTGTACCGCCTTTCCTTGATTACCATCCCGGGCAAAGTATACCCTTCGAATCAAAACTAATAGGTTACAAGAGTGATGCCCCCGGCACACCAGCACAATGGCCAGATTATGGATTAATATACTGTAAATGCCATGGAAGCCAGTACAATCCATTATGGGGCGGAAGGAACCTTTACAACAATGGCCCAGCATCAAGCCCTGCAAACCATTCATTACCGCAGATTATGTTGGCTACCGATTCTTACGATTCAAGTGGAAGTGGTAAGATTTACGCATATGGAATTAATTCTTCAAACGCTGTTATCAGAACGCATTTGCAATTCCCGGGCGGCGAAACATATGGTTCACAGGTAAAAAGTGAAGATTTAACAGGCGGAACTGCTATAAGAACAGCTAGCGATTCAGTCGCGTCTAAGACCGTTTCTACGCTTTACACGGGGAATACCACATCGTCAACCCCACCAAAGTTGAGTGTATCGGCACTGGGATTGAATTCTAATAGTTCAGGAGTTATATTATACAGGACAACTGTGGTTAGCAACGAAGCTAGCAACACTCAAAACTGGAAAGGGAGTTTTTCAGGCAGCACATCAACTAATACTTTATAG
- a CDS encoding Sec-independent protein translocase subunit TatA/TatB: MFDSYMDILIIAVVALIIFGGTKKIPEMARNLGKATGEFKRGQMEIENELKNGASTASNVNKDQINYMKIAEDLNIETKDKTIDQIIGEINQKLGKVPAKESSETTIEAKQN; encoded by the coding sequence ATGTTTGATTCATACATGGACATATTGATTATAGCGGTAGTAGCCCTGATTATCTTCGGCGGTACTAAAAAGATTCCTGAAATGGCCAGAAACCTTGGAAAAGCGACAGGTGAATTTAAGAGAGGGCAGATGGAAATAGAGAACGAGTTGAAAAATGGAGCCAGTACAGCATCTAATGTAAATAAGGATCAGATTAACTATATGAAAATAGCTGAAGACCTTAATATCGAGACAAAGGACAAGACCATAGACCAGATTATAGGCGAAATAAACCAGAAATTGGGAAAAGTACCTGCTAAAGAATCAAGTGAAACAACAATAGAAGCAAAGCAAAATTAA
- the tatC gene encoding twin-arginine translocase subunit TatC, translating into MENQLLNYLVKYSDEIRARLIKILEVFGILFGIFVIFRLQYISLLGYRFMFLYPDPYDNIGAQILFLLKAHTLTTDTTLLVLKPVDGVMADFYTCMAIALIISMPVIIYEVSKFIDPALKTSEKEMLRSIILPASLLFFAGAFVGIYFIAPILFKIFASFDIGVGADVTMGISSFVSFMFMYTIAFGLSFEIPVFMVGLSRFGIVTADTWKKNWRYAVIGSLVYGMIFSPGVTGFTMVVIAIPMIALYFAGIHFAINAEKKFEEDQAYSNSADQ; encoded by the coding sequence ATGGAAAACCAGCTTCTTAATTACCTGGTAAAATATTCGGATGAAATCAGGGCAAGATTAATAAAGATACTGGAAGTTTTTGGAATTCTTTTCGGTATTTTCGTCATTTTCAGGCTTCAATATATCTCTCTTTTAGGTTATAGATTTATGTTTCTTTATCCGGATCCATATGACAATATAGGTGCTCAGATACTCTTTCTGCTCAAAGCCCATACATTGACCACCGATACGACCCTTCTGGTTCTTAAGCCGGTTGATGGGGTAATGGCAGATTTTTACACCTGTATGGCAATTGCACTGATAATCTCAATGCCTGTTATTATATATGAGGTTTCTAAATTCATAGACCCTGCACTGAAAACCAGTGAAAAAGAAATGTTAAGATCAATAATATTGCCAGCTTCACTTCTGTTTTTTGCCGGTGCATTTGTTGGCATTTACTTCATAGCGCCGATCCTATTCAAAATTTTTGCCAGTTTTGACATTGGCGTAGGTGCTGATGTTACAATGGGAATATCCAGTTTTGTATCCTTTATGTTTATGTATACAATTGCATTCGGGCTCTCATTTGAAATTCCAGTATTTATGGTTGGCCTGAGCAGATTTGGGATTGTTACAGCGGATACCTGGAAAAAGAACTGGAGATACGCAGTTATAGGCTCACTTGTATACGGCATGATATTTTCACCTGGCGTAACTGGCTTTACAATGGTTGTTATCGCTATACCTATGATAGCACTTTATTTTGCTGGAATACACTTTGCAATAAACGCAGAGAAAAAATTTGAAGAAGATCAGGCATACTCAAACAGCGCTGACCAGTGA
- a CDS encoding TRASH domain-containing protein, with amino-acid sequence MNRNESRVLKLLFENSKMPISEISDRLLLNRNTVSKIITKLNREYIERYTITLKERENSLYIIAEMENIDGLDDDIIEYYKMANGNYLVVMNKDSLSGNLQYKNLNIAYKRVLNNDMEKVDLYCDYCDSIISGKPHVLDVNHNKLYFCCDTCKSEYIQNHNATI; translated from the coding sequence ATGAATAGGAATGAATCTAGAGTATTAAAGCTTCTATTTGAAAATTCAAAAATGCCAATATCCGAAATATCTGACAGGCTGCTTCTTAACAGGAATACGGTTTCAAAAATTATAACCAAGCTTAATAGGGAATACATAGAACGGTATACAATTACCCTCAAAGAAAGGGAAAACAGTTTGTATATAATAGCAGAAATGGAAAATATTGATGGGTTGGATGATGATATAATAGAATATTATAAGATGGCCAATGGTAATTATCTCGTAGTAATGAATAAGGATAGCCTTTCCGGTAATTTACAATATAAAAATCTGAATATCGCATATAAAAGGGTATTAAACAATGATATGGAAAAAGTTGACCTGTATTGCGATTATTGTGATAGCATCATCAGTGGAAAACCACATGTTCTTGATGTTAACCATAATAAACTGTATTTTTGCTGTGATACCTGTAAATCAGAATACATTCAGAATCATAATGCTACAATATAG
- a CDS encoding YHS domain-containing protein produces the protein MATDPVCGMKGKKEIESEYDGKKYYFCNDNCKKEFDANPLKYIR, from the coding sequence ATGGCAACAGATCCAGTATGTGGAATGAAAGGAAAAAAAGAGATTGAGAGCGAGTATGATGGAAAGAAATATTATTTCTGTAATGATAATTGCAAAAAGGAATTTGACGCAAACCCTCTAAAATATATCCGGTAA
- a CDS encoding heavy metal translocating P-type ATPase: MAVDPVCGMYVSQDSKIYSDRDGTRYYFCSQGCKDKFDKPDSESKGLKIKLIVAWPFSIAIIVINYLFSFPLKNYVLLLLVLPVQFYVGLDFYKGAYAAIKNKMGNMDLLISLGTLTAFFFSLIITLVPGLFPVKYTYFDASAFIITLLMTGGYIEDLTKKRANSSANALLSLIPDRVHILKEGIAKDIPMENLVAGDIIQIKPGENIPADGTVVDGTSEIDESMLTGEAESVLKAPGSPVTSGTLNLNGVLSVKVTATGKNSTVNKLYSMIQMASMGRAKIQKISDIFSSYFVPIVLAAAFSSALFWYFYLRSVSNPLYSIIAILVFVSVVVIACPCAIGLAAPITLLISSNESSRNGILIKNSSSMDRLSKIDTVIFDKTGTITDNEPEITAFTTTGDKHLAVSLLYSIESGSNHPVAHAIVNYLKDMNPEKLDISEFREIPGSGVYGKYDGKNVEASRAGDHTSLTMDGIELASINLKHKLRSGIENDIKNLQKNHIRVLIVTGDSLENTKDVAEYLHVDKYYYSIKPEGKAEIVKEEQKTGKYVMFVGDGINDTVAMQTADVGVAMASGSDIATATGDIILLNNDLKNILSTLIIGKYTIKKIKQNVGWAIGYNSALIPVAAGILTPLLGLGIYYVLPIFAALAMGLSSTTVVLNSMQLRKHMERKIALASM; encoded by the coding sequence ATGGCAGTAGACCCTGTTTGCGGGATGTATGTATCCCAAGATTCTAAAATATACTCTGATCGTGATGGAACCAGATACTACTTCTGTTCTCAGGGTTGCAAAGACAAGTTTGACAAACCAGATTCAGAAAGCAAGGGCCTGAAAATCAAATTAATAGTTGCATGGCCATTTTCCATTGCCATCATAGTTATTAATTACCTTTTTAGTTTCCCTTTGAAAAATTATGTGTTGCTTTTGCTTGTCCTTCCTGTGCAGTTTTATGTAGGACTCGATTTTTACAAGGGAGCATATGCTGCAATTAAAAACAAAATGGGCAATATGGACCTGCTTATAAGCCTTGGCACACTTACCGCATTTTTCTTTTCTTTAATAATAACACTTGTACCTGGATTATTCCCGGTAAAATATACCTATTTTGACGCATCCGCGTTTATTATAACATTGTTAATGACCGGCGGCTACATAGAAGATTTGACAAAAAAACGTGCAAATTCCTCTGCCAATGCCCTCCTATCGCTGATACCTGATAGGGTACATATTTTGAAAGAGGGGATTGCAAAAGATATCCCGATGGAAAACCTTGTGGCAGGGGATATTATACAGATAAAGCCCGGGGAAAACATCCCTGCCGATGGAACTGTGGTAGATGGAACATCAGAGATAGATGAATCAATGCTTACCGGTGAAGCCGAATCCGTTTTAAAAGCTCCAGGGTCGCCTGTAACCTCAGGCACATTAAACCTCAATGGTGTGTTATCGGTCAAAGTTACAGCCACCGGGAAAAATTCTACTGTAAATAAGCTATATTCAATGATACAGATGGCATCAATGGGCAGGGCAAAGATACAGAAAATATCTGATATATTTTCATCATATTTCGTGCCAATTGTCCTGGCTGCAGCTTTTTCTTCCGCACTATTCTGGTACTTTTACCTGAGGTCTGTATCAAACCCCTTATACTCTATAATTGCAATACTGGTATTCGTATCAGTTGTGGTAATCGCCTGCCCATGCGCCATAGGGCTCGCAGCACCTATTACACTCTTAATTTCTTCCAATGAATCATCAAGAAATGGCATATTAATTAAAAATTCAAGCTCAATGGATAGGTTATCAAAAATAGATACTGTTATATTTGACAAAACAGGTACTATTACAGATAACGAACCGGAGATTACAGCGTTTACAACTACCGGCGATAAGCATCTGGCTGTTTCTCTCCTGTATTCTATTGAATCAGGTTCCAACCATCCCGTAGCACATGCAATTGTTAACTACTTAAAGGATATGAACCCTGAAAAACTTGATATTTCTGAATTCAGGGAGATTCCCGGTTCAGGCGTTTATGGCAAATATGACGGCAAGAATGTAGAGGCAAGCCGTGCGGGAGATCATACATCCCTTACTATGGATGGAATAGAACTGGCTTCAATCAATCTGAAACACAAACTTCGCAGTGGAATAGAGAACGATATTAAAAATCTCCAGAAAAATCATATTCGGGTATTGATAGTAACAGGGGATTCCCTGGAAAATACAAAAGACGTAGCCGAATATCTACATGTAGACAAATATTATTATTCAATAAAGCCCGAAGGAAAGGCCGAAATAGTTAAAGAAGAGCAGAAAACAGGGAAATATGTGATGTTTGTTGGTGATGGAATAAATGATACAGTTGCTATGCAAACAGCAGATGTAGGGGTCGCCATGGCTTCAGGATCAGATATTGCAACTGCAACCGGGGATATAATTTTACTCAACAACGATTTGAAAAATATACTCAGTACACTTATAATAGGAAAATACACAATAAAAAAGATCAAACAAAATGTGGGATGGGCAATAGGGTACAACTCTGCACTTATACCTGTAGCTGCTGGGATTTTGACTCCGCTCCTCGGTTTAGGAATATATTATGTATTGCCAATATTTGCTGCTCTGGCTATGGGATTAAGTTCCACAACCGTAGTATTGAATTCCATGCAATTGAGAAAACATATGGAGCGGAAAATTGCCCTGGCTTCCATGTGA
- a CDS encoding YbhB/YbcL family Raf kinase inhibitor-like protein, giving the protein MELRVIGMSEGRRIPDKFTCSGKNHSPKIEIHDRNETGYYFIVMNDPDAPSGLFTHWIIYNIPAGIVTLEENIGNKEITEEGYYQGLNDFGELGYGGPCPPRGDGDHRYFIKIYRTDEAVSRKKIDAEHAYEILDKLSPEAEFYALFSRE; this is encoded by the coding sequence ATGGAATTGAGAGTTATAGGGATGTCTGAAGGGCGCAGGATTCCTGACAAATTTACCTGCAGCGGGAAAAACCACTCCCCGAAGATTGAGATACATGATCGCAATGAAACAGGATATTATTTTATAGTTATGAATGACCCGGATGCGCCTTCAGGTTTATTCACGCACTGGATCATATACAATATTCCGGCGGGAATAGTAACACTTGAAGAAAATATCGGGAATAAAGAAATTACAGAAGAGGGATATTATCAGGGATTGAATGATTTTGGGGAGCTAGGATATGGTGGCCCATGCCCTCCAAGAGGTGATGGAGACCACAGATATTTCATTAAAATATACAGGACCGATGAAGCAGTAAGCAGAAAGAAAATTGATGCAGAACACGCATATGAAATTCTGGATAAATTGAGCCCGGAAGCCGAATTTTACGCTCTTTTCAGTAGGGAATAA
- a CDS encoding pyridoxal phosphate-dependent aminotransferase, with translation MNCETIDWLNKHSGKYELSHSGMSGVFDLKEYFNKSTPGHETDLKEQIGDLHGVDAKNVVLTHGATEAFSMVLYHLHAKYNTFIVNKPEYEMIYKTPEIFGYKEGNELFVASNPNNPTGTLIKFPDKYSSCLIDETFMEFVEKLDKYRYTNGYIVNTFTKVYGGGDLRLGYIIAPDKDEAAKLEGFKGLITEDVSWINVSAGYEILKKHDELLANVKEIINSNHKVLIHEKGKLKFYSGKDPLAMPVSFVDYSGYTAEGSESVSEKLAKKGIIALPAKYFGITGPYLRVCITGKDFPEAYRALLNALEGME, from the coding sequence ATGAATTGCGAAACAATAGACTGGCTCAACAAACACAGCGGAAAATACGAACTTAGCCATAGTGGCATGTCAGGGGTTTTTGACTTAAAGGAATATTTTAATAAATCTACACCGGGGCATGAAACAGACCTTAAAGAGCAGATAGGCGATCTTCATGGCGTGGATGCAAAGAATGTTGTTTTAACACATGGTGCCACAGAAGCTTTTTCAATGGTGCTTTATCACCTGCATGCAAAATATAACACATTCATTGTAAATAAGCCTGAATATGAGATGATATACAAAACTCCTGAAATATTTGGTTATAAAGAAGGAAATGAATTGTTTGTTGCAAGCAATCCAAATAACCCCACAGGTACTTTGATTAAATTTCCTGATAAGTATTCTTCATGCTTAATAGATGAAACATTTATGGAATTTGTTGAAAAACTTGATAAATACAGGTATACCAATGGATACATAGTCAACACATTTACAAAGGTATATGGTGGTGGAGACCTGAGGCTTGGATATATTATAGCACCTGATAAGGATGAAGCTGCGAAACTTGAAGGCTTCAAAGGGCTCATTACTGAAGATGTGTCCTGGATAAACGTTTCTGCTGGATATGAGATTCTGAAAAAACACGATGAGCTGCTTGCAAATGTGAAGGAAATTATAAACAGCAACCATAAAGTCCTGATCCATGAAAAGGGAAAACTGAAATTTTATAGTGGCAAAGACCCGCTTGCAATGCCCGTATCCTTTGTTGATTATTCAGGATATACTGCAGAGGGATCGGAAAGTGTAAGTGAAAAGCTTGCAAAGAAAGGGATTATAGCACTTCCTGCAAAGTATTTTGGAATTACAGGACCATACTTAAGAGTCTGTATTACCGGAAAAGATTTCCCTGAGGCATATAGAGCCCTTTTGAATGCACTGGAAGGTATGGAATAA
- a CDS encoding IS256 family transposase, producing the protein MENTDINISALENVDIDRILKEAIKEKIEKLMETELNAYLEENPGIKNGKYKRDLKTKYGEIKQLNIPRDRDSNFHTKVIEPYNRSIGIEDLIVSMYSNGISTRRIAGIMEDILGNKYSKSTISRITDLTIEEVYKFVNRPLDKRYIAIFLDGLFFYLRRGNVDKEPVIFALGIKETGEYEVLGFYLTVKESHNSYKEVLEDLYSRGLKEPLLIVADGIKNLDEEVMEIYPRSEFQLCTIHYTRGLKSNVRERDIEEISIDANKMFKCDSKEEGIIKFNDFKYKWESKYPKVIYNTEKNLGKLLRFYNYPSSIWRSLKSTNAIERLNGEVRRRVKTISSFPDEDSAMKVFYYKSIEYNSKHAFRKMNGYYKCKDEIKEMFNKRYPL; encoded by the coding sequence ATGGAAAATACAGATATAAACATATCGGCTCTTGAGAATGTAGATATAGATAGAATATTAAAGGAAGCAATAAAAGAGAAAATAGAGAAATTAATGGAAACAGAATTAAATGCATATCTAGAGGAAAATCCAGGAATAAAGAATGGAAAATATAAAAGAGATTTAAAGACAAAGTATGGTGAAATAAAACAGTTAAATATCCCCAGAGACAGGGATAGCAATTTCCATACAAAGGTAATAGAGCCCTATAACAGATCAATAGGAATAGAGGATCTTATAGTATCAATGTATTCCAATGGAATATCTACAAGGAGAATAGCAGGTATAATGGAGGATATTTTAGGAAATAAATATTCTAAATCTACTATATCAAGAATAACAGATTTAACCATAGAAGAGGTTTATAAGTTTGTTAACAGGCCTTTAGATAAACGGTATATAGCAATATTCCTGGATGGATTATTCTTCTATTTAAGAAGGGGAAATGTGGATAAAGAGCCAGTTATATTTGCTTTAGGAATTAAAGAAACTGGAGAATACGAAGTACTGGGATTCTATTTAACAGTTAAAGAATCACATAATAGTTATAAGGAAGTATTAGAAGACCTTTATAGCAGGGGATTAAAGGAGCCATTATTGATTGTAGCAGATGGAATAAAGAACTTAGATGAGGAAGTAATGGAAATATATCCCAGATCAGAATTCCAGCTATGTACAATACACTATACCAGGGGATTAAAATCCAATGTAAGGGAGAGAGATATTGAGGAAATATCTATAGACGCAAATAAAATGTTTAAATGTGACAGTAAAGAAGAGGGTATAATAAAATTCAATGACTTTAAATATAAATGGGAGAGTAAGTATCCTAAGGTAATATACAATACTGAAAAGAATCTGGGAAAGCTATTAAGGTTCTATAATTATCCTTCCAGTATATGGAGATCATTGAAATCTACCAATGCTATAGAACGGTTAAATGGAGAGGTAAGGAGAAGGGTAAAAACAATATCATCATTCCCTGATGAGGATTCAGCAATGAAGGTATTCTATTATAAGTCAATAGAATACAATTCAAAGCATGCATTCAGGAAGATGAACGGATACTATAAATGCAAGGATGAAATAAAGGAAATGTTCAATAAGCGGTATCCTTTATAA
- a CDS encoding helix-turn-helix domain-containing protein has translation MDISEKIAGEITISDTPGVTIKKWREEFGISQMELSKFMDVSPSVISDYESGRRKSPGANSIKKIVDALVKIDESRGGHLVRRYNSGIPSDALLDIKDYDHDIELRYILTKIRGTPCSTANLKRNIRGYTMIDGIKAVLKFSYAEYTKLYGWSSQRIIFITDVSIGRSPMIAIRAHPLKPAAVVYVKPDNVDELAIKLLKLKIYH, from the coding sequence ATGGATATAAGCGAAAAGATAGCAGGGGAAATAACAATATCCGATACACCCGGTGTAACAATTAAAAAATGGCGGGAAGAGTTTGGCATATCACAGATGGAATTGTCAAAGTTTATGGATGTTTCACCATCAGTAATAAGCGATTATGAATCGGGAAGAAGAAAATCTCCCGGTGCAAATTCTATAAAAAAAATTGTTGATGCGCTGGTAAAAATAGACGAGTCCAGGGGAGGGCATCTTGTTCGCAGGTATAACAGCGGAATACCTTCGGATGCCCTGCTCGACATAAAGGATTATGACCATGACATAGAATTGCGGTATATTTTAACAAAAATCCGCGGGACACCATGTTCAACTGCAAATTTGAAACGCAACATACGTGGTTATACCATGATAGATGGAATTAAGGCAGTACTGAAATTTTCCTACGCAGAATATACAAAGCTTTATGGATGGTCCAGCCAGAGGATAATATTCATTACAGATGTTTCAATTGGAAGGAGCCCGATGATAGCAATAAGGGCACATCCATTGAAGCCTGCAGCTGTGGTTTATGTAAAGCCCGACAATGTGGATGAACTTGCAATAAAACTTCTGAAATTGAAAATATACCACTGA